The Deinococcus sp. Marseille-Q6407 genome has a window encoding:
- a CDS encoding nitric oxide synthase oxygenase, with the protein MTPSAPPAPGRDAPAELQRFLELYAQETGGAADFEPGVPYRPTTDQLTFAARVAWRNSARCVGRSYWPALEVRDLRQVTEPEAVFRELQEHLRRAWHGGRIRSVISVFGPGVRIVNDQLIRYAGYPDGRGDPRNQSLTAQLLALGWQPPAQRGDFDVLPLAVQTDAGNQLFEWAPEDVQEVGIVHPELGDLGLKWHALPVISDMELRFAGLKFACAPFSGWYLGTEIAARNLADQDRYDRLPDLARRLGLDMSRERTLWRDTALVEMNRAVLSSFDQAGVRIEDHHSITRQFVAFEEREKAARRRVNGQWDWLIPPVSPATTPVWSHSYREDRTLTPGFFHRRRKSGCPVHGN; encoded by the coding sequence ATGACCCCCAGCGCCCCGCCCGCTCCCGGCCGTGACGCCCCAGCTGAACTGCAGCGCTTTTTGGAACTGTACGCCCAGGAAACCGGCGGCGCTGCCGACTTTGAGCCGGGCGTTCCCTACCGGCCCACCACCGACCAGCTGACCTTCGCCGCGCGGGTAGCCTGGCGCAACTCGGCGCGCTGCGTAGGCCGCAGCTACTGGCCGGCGCTGGAGGTCCGCGACCTGCGGCAAGTGACAGAGCCGGAAGCGGTGTTCCGGGAGCTGCAAGAACACCTGCGGCGAGCCTGGCATGGTGGCCGGATTCGCAGCGTCATCAGCGTGTTCGGGCCGGGCGTGCGAATCGTGAACGACCAGCTGATTCGCTACGCCGGCTACCCGGACGGCCGCGGCGACCCCCGCAACCAGTCACTGACCGCGCAGCTGCTGGCACTGGGCTGGCAACCACCGGCGCAGCGTGGCGACTTCGATGTGCTGCCACTGGCGGTGCAGACTGACGCCGGCAACCAGTTGTTCGAGTGGGCGCCGGAGGATGTGCAGGAGGTCGGCATCGTCCATCCTGAACTGGGCGACCTGGGGCTGAAGTGGCATGCCCTGCCGGTCATCAGCGATATGGAACTGCGCTTCGCAGGATTGAAGTTTGCCTGCGCACCATTCAGCGGCTGGTATCTGGGCACCGAAATCGCTGCCCGCAACCTGGCGGATCAGGACCGCTATGACCGGCTGCCCGATCTGGCGCGGCGGCTGGGGCTGGACATGTCGCGCGAGCGAACGCTGTGGCGCGATACTGCCCTGGTCGAGATGAACCGGGCGGTCCTGTCTTCTTTTGACCAGGCCGGTGTGCGCATAGAAGACCACCACAGCATCACCCGGCAGTTCGTGGCTTTTGAAGAACGGGAGAAAGCCGCCAGGCGGCGCGTCAACGGGCAGTGGGACTGGCTGATTCCACCGGTTTCTCCGGCCACCACGCCAGTTTGGAGCCACAGCTACCGTGAGGACCGCACGCTGACGCCGGGATTTTTCCACCGCCGGCGAAAAAGCGGCTGTCCGGTGCATGGCAACTGA
- a CDS encoding transposase, giving the protein MYKQVSGERVRIFAQQVLDIPETLYQQRSLQASLHLFHSPGQKTKFSQAEGVSPSALSRFFNIYDWDSDRCWEEMQDFQWRILLDTARHKRRPRMRLSVDLTTVEKVGTQLPYVSVYNGRHGIHLVVLFAEYGELKFPISYRIYQGKHTSTPVTLALDLLEEVPDFIKKRFRVRVLADSGFEAAVFLEGVQRLGFEFVVGVRSNRRTDHPGRVTVADCPHGGYVNLANWSLETLSLGRMDRGDREFFAVSSELLEGDEIVAEGAHRWGVESFFKEGKHQFGLAQFALRTARGLDRWILMVFLAFTLTMLYRSEDMTLKEAARLALHTLFPEVRLNHLLSQLRKEQEFLHQHGYSLSYARCNL; this is encoded by the coding sequence GTGTACAAACAGGTTTCAGGGGAGCGCGTCCGTATTTTCGCACAGCAGGTTCTGGATATTCCAGAGACGCTGTATCAGCAGCGAAGCTTGCAAGCTTCGCTGCACCTCTTCCACAGTCCAGGTCAGAAGACCAAGTTCAGCCAGGCAGAGGGAGTCAGCCCCAGTGCACTCAGCCGTTTCTTCAACATCTACGACTGGGATTCAGACCGCTGCTGGGAAGAGATGCAGGACTTCCAGTGGCGCATCCTGCTGGATACAGCTCGTCACAAACGTAGACCTCGAATGCGGCTCAGCGTGGATCTGACCACGGTGGAAAAGGTGGGAACTCAGCTGCCCTATGTCAGTGTCTACAACGGTAGGCACGGCATCCATCTGGTGGTCTTGTTCGCCGAATATGGGGAACTGAAGTTCCCCATTTCTTACCGGATCTACCAGGGCAAGCACACCAGCACCCCGGTCACACTGGCCCTCGACTTGCTGGAAGAGGTGCCGGACTTCATCAAGAAACGTTTCCGGGTACGTGTCCTAGCGGACAGCGGCTTTGAAGCCGCTGTTTTTCTGGAAGGCGTGCAGCGCCTTGGTTTCGAGTTCGTGGTGGGTGTGAGGAGCAACCGGCGCACGGACCATCCTGGGCGGGTGACGGTGGCGGACTGTCCGCATGGGGGGTACGTCAACCTCGCCAACTGGTCTCTGGAAACGCTGTCTCTGGGGAGGATGGACCGTGGGGACCGTGAATTCTTCGCGGTGTCGTCTGAACTGCTGGAGGGGGACGAGATCGTTGCTGAGGGTGCGCATCGCTGGGGGGTGGAATCCTTCTTTAAGGAAGGTAAGCACCAGTTTGGGTTGGCGCAGTTCGCGCTGCGAACTGCCAGGGGTCTGGACCGCTGGATTTTGATGGTCTTCTTGGCCTTCACCCTGACCATGCTGTACCGCTCTGAGGACATGACCCTGAAAGAGGCAGCCCGCTTGGCCCTACATACCCTCTTCCCCGAAGTCAGGCTGAACCACCTGCTGAGCCAGCTTCGGAAAGAGCAAGAATTCCTCCACCAGCACGGCTATTCGCTCAGCTATGCAAGGTGCAACTTATGA
- a CDS encoding Cof-type HAD-IIB family hydrolase — MMLPRLIATDLDGTLLRNDLSVSLRTRRALDAVRERGVLVVPVTARQPHGVKLIGEAAGFAEWALCSNGALCVHLTTGEVLFESLLGVEIQKALVEALLERVPGVRAVSIREAGAGFYAQAGYADLANESDHKRDPATMGALTLDEVLAAPSLKLALRHPELAPAELLREVQALGLDGFHATHSGAPFVEVATAGMTKAAGVARLCRELDIAQTEVMAFGDAPNDAEMLAWAGHGVAMGNASAEARAAADSVTLSNEEDGVAATLEKLLAENELAKPTGG; from the coding sequence ATGATGCTTCCCCGTTTGATTGCTACGGACCTTGATGGCACCCTGCTCCGCAATGATCTGAGTGTAAGCCTGCGCACCCGCCGAGCACTGGATGCGGTACGCGAGCGTGGGGTACTGGTGGTACCGGTAACGGCCCGTCAGCCGCACGGGGTCAAGCTGATTGGGGAGGCTGCCGGCTTTGCCGAATGGGCTCTGTGCAGTAACGGTGCTCTATGCGTCCATCTGACAACCGGTGAGGTGCTGTTCGAGTCGCTGCTGGGTGTAGAGATTCAGAAAGCGCTGGTTGAGGCTCTGCTGGAGCGGGTGCCCGGGGTTAGAGCGGTGAGCATCCGCGAAGCGGGCGCTGGGTTCTATGCACAAGCCGGTTACGCTGATCTGGCCAATGAGAGCGACCACAAGCGTGACCCAGCCACCATGGGTGCCTTGACGCTGGACGAGGTGTTGGCTGCTCCCAGCCTCAAGTTGGCGCTGCGCCATCCTGAATTGGCGCCGGCCGAACTGCTGCGCGAGGTGCAGGCACTGGGTCTGGACGGATTTCACGCCACCCACAGCGGTGCCCCGTTTGTTGAAGTTGCCACCGCCGGCATGACCAAAGCGGCGGGCGTTGCACGGCTGTGCCGCGAGCTGGACATTGCTCAGACTGAGGTGATGGCCTTTGGGGACGCACCCAACGACGCCGAAATGCTGGCCTGGGCCGGGCATGGTGTGGCGATGGGCAATGCTTCTGCCGAAGCGCGGGCGGCAGCTGACTCGGTCACGCTGAGCAATGAAGAAGACGGGGTGGCGGCTACGCTGGAGAAATTACTTGCAGAGAATGAACTGGCTAAGCCAACAGGGGGATGA
- a CDS encoding transposase — MYKQVSGERVRIFAQQVLDIPETLYQQRSLQASLHLFHSPGQKTKFSQAEGVSPSALSRFFNIYDWDSDRCWEEMQDFQWRILLDTARHKRRPRMRLSVDLTTVEKVGTQLPYVSVYNGRHGIHLVVLFAEYGELKFPISYRIYQGKHTSTPVTLALDLLEEVPDFIKKRFRVRVLADSGFEAAVFLEGVQRLGFEFVVGVRSNRRTDHPGRVTVADCPHGGYVNLANWSLETLTLGRIDRGDREFFAVSSELLEGDDILAEGKRRWALESFFKEGKHQFGLAQFALRTARGLDRWILMVFLAFTLTMLYRSEDMTLKEAARLALHTLFPEVRLNHLLSQLRKEQEFLHQHGYSLSYARCNL; from the coding sequence GTGTACAAACAGGTTTCAGGGGAGCGCGTCCGTATTTTCGCACAGCAGGTTCTGGATATTCCAGAGACGCTGTATCAGCAGCGAAGCTTGCAAGCTTCGCTGCACCTCTTCCACAGTCCAGGTCAGAAGACCAAGTTCAGCCAGGCAGAGGGAGTCAGCCCCAGTGCACTCAGCCGTTTCTTCAACATCTACGACTGGGATTCAGACCGCTGCTGGGAAGAGATGCAGGACTTCCAGTGGCGCATCCTGCTGGATACAGCTCGTCACAAACGTAGACCTCGAATGCGGCTCAGCGTGGATCTGACCACGGTGGAAAAGGTGGGAACTCAGCTGCCCTATGTCAGTGTCTACAACGGTAGGCACGGCATCCATCTGGTGGTCTTGTTCGCCGAATATGGGGAACTGAAGTTCCCCATTTCTTACCGGATCTACCAGGGCAAGCACACCAGCACCCCGGTCACACTGGCCCTCGACTTGCTGGAAGAGGTGCCGGACTTCATCAAGAAACGTTTCCGGGTACGTGTCCTAGCGGACAGCGGCTTTGAAGCCGCTGTTTTTCTGGAAGGCGTGCAGCGCCTTGGTTTCGAGTTCGTGGTGGGTGTGAGGAGCAACCGGCGCACGGACCATCCTGGGCGGGTGACGGTGGCGGACTGTCCGCATGGAGGCTATGTCAACTTGGCCAACTGGTCTCTAGAAACGCTGACCCTGGGGAGAATAGACCGTGGGGACCGCGAATTCTTCGCGGTGTCGTCTGAGCTGTTAGAGGGGGATGACATCCTGGCCGAAGGAAAACGGCGCTGGGCACTGGAGTCGTTTTTCAAAGAAGGGAAGCATCAGTTTGGGTTGGCGCAGTTCGCGCTGCGAACTGCCAGGGGTCTGGACCGCTGGATTTTGATGGTCTTCTTGGCCTTCACCCTGACCATGCTGTACCGCTCTGAGGACATGACCCTGAAAGAGGCAGCCCGCTTGGCCCTACATACCCTCTTCCCCGAAGTCAGGCTGAACCACCTGCTGAGCCAGCTTCGGAAAGAGCAAGAATTCCTCCACCAGCACGGCTATTCGCTCAGCTATGCAAGGTGCAACTTATGA
- the uvrB gene encoding excinuclease ABC subunit UvrB: MTRTKDHTLRVQSEFQPSGDQPTAIETLVDGLESGLRFQTLLGATGTGKTYTMAKVIEETQRPALIMAPNKVLTAQLAAEFREFFPDNAVEFFISYYDYYQPEAYVPGKDLFIEKDASINQEIERLRHSTTRSLLTRRDVIVVASVSAIYGLGDPAEYTALNLVLRVGEEVGRETIIERLVGMQYERNDVELMPGRFRAKGEMVEVWAAYDEQPTRIELWGDEVERISMVDPLTGDRLTEMDGTVVYPAKHYVSGAGNIERAIGGIEKELEDRLEYFMSTGKLLEAQRLKERTLYDLEMLRVLGHCSGIENYSRHIDGRRPGETPYTMLDYFPEDFITFIDESHVTVSQIGGMANGDRARKQTLVDHGFRLPSAMDNRPLNLDEFWSKTGQVVFVSATPGPFEREHADQIADQIIRPTGLVDPPVTVRPIQGQVDDLLGRVRKRAEAGERTLVTTLTKRMAEDLTEYLLEKGVRARYMHSDIDSVERQVIIRDLRLGHYDVLVGINLLREGLDLPEVSLVAILDADKPGFLRSERSLIQTIGRAARNVNGEVVLYGDSITPAMQFAMDETARRREKQLAYNEEHGITPRTVSKSVRDVIRGEETPDEISSENMAGDRDALTAQLTELELSMWQASEDLDFELAASLRDQIRAIEAKLQGKEFKQATVPGQKVRRKGRR, from the coding sequence ATGACCAGAACTAAAGACCACACCCTGAGGGTCCAGTCCGAGTTTCAGCCGTCCGGAGACCAGCCCACCGCCATCGAGACCCTGGTGGATGGGCTGGAAAGTGGCCTGCGTTTCCAGACCCTGCTGGGGGCGACCGGCACCGGCAAGACCTACACCATGGCCAAAGTGATCGAGGAAACCCAGCGCCCAGCCCTGATCATGGCGCCCAACAAGGTGCTGACCGCGCAGCTGGCCGCCGAGTTCCGCGAGTTCTTCCCCGATAACGCCGTCGAGTTCTTCATCTCCTACTACGACTACTACCAGCCGGAAGCCTATGTGCCCGGCAAGGACCTGTTTATCGAGAAAGACGCCAGCATCAACCAGGAAATCGAGCGGCTGCGGCACTCCACCACCCGCAGCCTGCTCACGAGGCGCGATGTGATCGTGGTGGCGTCGGTGTCGGCCATTTACGGTCTGGGCGACCCTGCCGAATACACCGCCCTGAACCTGGTGCTGAGGGTGGGTGAGGAAGTGGGCCGCGAGACCATCATCGAGCGGCTGGTGGGCATGCAGTACGAACGCAACGACGTGGAACTGATGCCGGGCCGCTTCCGGGCCAAGGGCGAGATGGTCGAAGTCTGGGCCGCCTACGACGAGCAGCCCACCCGCATCGAGCTGTGGGGCGACGAGGTGGAGCGGATCAGCATGGTGGACCCGCTGACCGGCGACCGCCTGACCGAGATGGACGGCACCGTCGTCTACCCGGCCAAGCATTACGTGTCGGGCGCGGGGAACATTGAGCGGGCGATCGGCGGAATCGAAAAGGAGCTGGAAGACCGGCTGGAGTATTTCATGTCCACCGGCAAGCTGCTGGAAGCCCAGCGCCTCAAGGAACGCACCCTCTACGACCTGGAAATGCTGCGGGTGCTGGGGCACTGCTCGGGCATCGAGAACTACTCACGGCATATCGACGGGCGGCGCCCCGGCGAGACGCCCTACACCATGCTGGATTACTTCCCCGAAGACTTCATCACCTTTATTGACGAGTCGCACGTGACGGTGTCGCAGATTGGCGGCATGGCGAACGGCGACCGGGCCCGCAAGCAGACGCTGGTGGACCACGGCTTCCGCCTGCCCAGCGCGATGGACAACCGCCCGCTGAACCTCGACGAGTTCTGGAGCAAGACCGGACAGGTGGTGTTCGTATCGGCCACGCCGGGCCCGTTCGAGCGCGAACATGCCGACCAGATTGCCGACCAGATCATTCGCCCCACCGGCCTGGTGGACCCGCCTGTGACGGTGCGTCCGATTCAGGGCCAGGTGGACGACCTGCTGGGCCGGGTGCGTAAGCGGGCCGAGGCGGGAGAACGCACCCTGGTCACCACCCTGACCAAGCGGATGGCCGAGGACCTGACCGAGTACCTGCTGGAAAAAGGCGTGCGGGCGCGCTATATGCACTCGGACATTGACAGTGTGGAACGTCAGGTGATTATCCGCGACCTGCGGCTGGGCCACTACGACGTGCTGGTGGGCATCAACCTGCTGCGCGAGGGCCTGGACCTGCCGGAAGTGTCGCTGGTGGCGATTCTGGACGCCGATAAGCCGGGCTTCCTGCGCAGTGAGCGCTCGCTGATTCAGACCATCGGCCGCGCCGCCCGCAACGTGAACGGCGAGGTGGTGCTGTACGGCGACAGTATTACGCCCGCCATGCAGTTTGCGATGGACGAAACTGCCCGCCGCCGCGAGAAACAGCTGGCCTACAACGAGGAACACGGCATTACCCCGCGCACCGTGAGCAAGAGCGTGCGCGACGTGATCCGCGGCGAGGAAACGCCGGACGAAATCAGCTCCGAGAACATGGCGGGCGACCGCGACGCCCTGACCGCGCAGCTGACCGAGCTGGAGCTGAGCATGTGGCAGGCGTCCGAGGACCTGGACTTTGAGCTGGCCGCCTCGCTGCGTGACCAGATTCGCGCGATTGAAGCCAAGTTGCAGGGCAAGGAGTTCAAGCAGGCGACCGTTCCTGGGCAGAAAGTGCGGCGCAAGGGCCGGCGCTGA
- a CDS encoding alcohol dehydrogenase catalytic domain-containing protein produces MTMKAVVWHGIGDIRLDDVPEPQLQEPTDAVVRLTASAICGTDLHFVRGTMAEMVPGTILGHEGVGIVEEVGADVRNFVPGDRVVIPSSASCGYCAPCREGNTSQCDNANPNGPEAGTAFYGGPKSTGPLNGLQAEKARIVYANSSLVRLPDTVSDDQALLISDIFPTAYFGAELAGVKEGSLVVVLGCGPVGQFSIISAQLLGANRVIAVDRLPDRLEMARCNGAEVINFDEEDPVEAVKRLTGGLLADCVIDAVGVEAQHAQSGPAQPDRQENSRTNSWCRKWLRTHSPPRTASGCPATPRPRYWNGL; encoded by the coding sequence ATGACCATGAAAGCAGTTGTCTGGCACGGCATTGGCGATATTCGCCTGGACGACGTGCCCGAACCCCAGCTTCAGGAACCCACCGATGCTGTCGTGCGGCTGACGGCCAGCGCGATTTGCGGCACCGACCTGCATTTCGTGCGCGGCACCATGGCCGAGATGGTTCCCGGCACCATTCTGGGACACGAGGGCGTGGGTATCGTGGAAGAGGTCGGCGCGGACGTGCGCAATTTCGTTCCTGGCGACCGTGTGGTGATTCCTTCCTCGGCGTCCTGCGGCTACTGTGCGCCCTGCCGCGAGGGCAACACCTCGCAGTGTGACAATGCCAACCCCAACGGCCCGGAAGCCGGCACTGCCTTTTACGGTGGGCCCAAATCCACTGGCCCTCTGAACGGCCTGCAGGCTGAAAAAGCCCGGATCGTGTATGCCAATTCCAGCCTGGTGCGCCTGCCCGATACCGTAAGCGACGATCAGGCCCTGCTGATTTCCGACATCTTCCCGACGGCCTACTTCGGAGCTGAGCTGGCTGGTGTGAAGGAAGGCAGCCTGGTGGTGGTGCTGGGCTGCGGCCCGGTAGGACAGTTCTCGATTATCAGCGCTCAGCTGCTGGGCGCCAACCGGGTCATTGCGGTGGACCGCCTGCCCGACCGGCTGGAGATGGCCCGCTGCAACGGCGCCGAAGTGATCAACTTCGACGAGGAAGATCCGGTAGAAGCTGTCAAGCGCCTGACCGGCGGCCTGCTGGCCGACTGCGTGATTGACGCCGTGGGCGTTGAAGCGCAGCATGCCCAGAGTGGCCCGGCCCAGCCAGACCGCCAGGAAAACAGCAGGACGAACAGCTGGTGCAGGAAGTGGCTCCGGACGCACAGCCCACCGAGGACGGCCAGTGGGTGCCCGGCGACGCCCCGGCCCAGGTACTGGAATGGTCTATAG
- a CDS encoding dihydrofolate reductase family protein, translated as MHVAAYLAASLDGMIAREDGALDWLPQPQEGGEDYGYAEFFAGRDVLVLGRRTFETVRDFTPWPYGDKPVVVLSRTLAPADLPAGLPLRLHAGPLPELLQTLVAEGLQRVYADGGEVVRGFIAAGLLDELTLTTVPVLLGRGRPLFGAVEEDVSLELLESRSFAGGLVQSRYRLQRPSAG; from the coding sequence ATGCATGTCGCTGCTTATCTGGCCGCCAGTCTGGACGGGATGATTGCCCGTGAGGACGGCGCACTCGACTGGCTGCCTCAGCCGCAGGAGGGCGGGGAAGACTACGGCTACGCTGAATTCTTCGCTGGCCGCGACGTGCTGGTGCTGGGCCGGCGCACTTTCGAGACAGTGCGGGATTTTACGCCCTGGCCTTATGGCGACAAACCGGTAGTGGTTCTCAGCCGCACGCTGGCGCCAGCCGACCTGCCTGCCGGGTTACCGCTGCGTCTGCACGCCGGGCCGCTGCCAGAGCTGCTGCAGACGCTGGTCGCAGAAGGTTTGCAGCGAGTCTACGCAGACGGCGGCGAAGTGGTGCGGGGCTTCATTGCAGCGGGCCTGCTGGACGAACTGACCCTGACCACTGTCCCGGTATTGCTGGGACGGGGGCGGCCGCTGTTCGGCGCGGTGGAGGAGGATGTGAGCTTGGAATTGCTGGAGAGCCGCAGCTTTGCAGGTGGGCTGGTACAGAGCCGCTACCGGCTTCAGCGTCCGTCGGCCGGCTGA
- a CDS encoding nitroreductase has translation MSTDLHSPLDTATAIRTRRSVPFGRLSAEQPEIPEALVWTLLEAAHWAPSHGNTQPWRFGVFTGAGRARLAEVLATSMAAHKGLTDANAEAVAELHAAQQATQAQAPVWIVVAAKTPAITKFPPQEEDWATAAAIQNLLLAARAHGLGSKWMTNAAVMHPATLPALGFEEGCRPIGLVYLAQVDEWPEGRRDPVAGQVMWVRE, from the coding sequence ATGAGCACCGACCTGCATTCCCCGCTGGACACCGCCACCGCCATTCGCACCCGCCGCTCGGTTCCCTTCGGCCGTCTCAGCGCCGAGCAGCCAGAGATTCCCGAAGCCCTGGTCTGGACGCTGCTGGAAGCGGCCCACTGGGCGCCCAGCCACGGCAACACCCAGCCGTGGCGTTTCGGCGTCTTTACCGGCGCGGGCCGGGCACGTCTGGCAGAAGTGCTGGCCACGTCCATGGCGGCGCACAAGGGCCTGACCGACGCCAACGCCGAGGCCGTGGCCGAGTTGCACGCCGCGCAGCAGGCCACCCAGGCCCAAGCACCGGTCTGGATCGTGGTGGCGGCCAAAACGCCGGCCATCACCAAATTCCCACCCCAAGAGGAAGACTGGGCTACCGCCGCCGCCATCCAGAACCTGCTGCTGGCGGCCCGCGCCCACGGCCTGGGCAGCAAATGGATGACCAACGCGGCCGTCATGCACCCGGCCACGCTGCCTGCGCTGGGCTTCGAGGAAGGCTGCCGGCCCATTGGTCTGGTGTATCTGGCACAGGTGGACGAGTGGCCCGAAGGCCGCCGCGACCCGGTGGCCGGGCAGGTGATGTGGGTGCGCGAGTAA
- a CDS encoding metallophosphoesterase family protein, with protein sequence MLVSYGTPATAWDSLLLQFDYDTRLFRRRSEAEIAERLRGFGGHRIYLVGHMHRATTRRIAETLLVRSGPVNWPNDGDPRAAWTLLERRSDGWHVEHRRVTYDWDAAARFIRQSGAPDWAEVELILNPSADAWV encoded by the coding sequence GTGCTGGTATCGTACGGCACGCCGGCAACCGCCTGGGACAGCCTGCTGTTGCAGTTCGACTATGACACCCGGCTGTTTCGCCGCCGCAGCGAAGCCGAAATCGCAGAGCGCCTACGCGGCTTCGGCGGCCACCGAATCTATCTGGTCGGCCACATGCACCGCGCGACTACCCGCCGCATCGCAGAAACGCTGCTGGTCAGGAGCGGCCCGGTCAACTGGCCCAACGACGGCGATCCCAGAGCGGCCTGGACTCTGCTGGAACGGCGCAGCGACGGCTGGCACGTCGAACACCGCCGGGTGACTTACGACTGGGACGCGGCCGCCCGCTTTATTCGGCAGAGCGGTGCCCCGGACTGGGCCGAAGTGGAGCTGATTCTGAACCCGTCCGCCGACGCCTGGGTCTAG
- a CDS encoding metallophosphatase family protein yields the protein MSADLRLAVLSDVHGNAFAAQSVIQDIRSCAPDLTVNLGDQVWGQTDPLRALEQWLATQLPAPERERLAGPAAKHYAGRRRSAGIVRHAGNRLGQPAVAVRL from the coding sequence ATGAGTGCCGACCTGCGCCTGGCGGTGCTGAGCGACGTTCACGGCAACGCTTTTGCGGCGCAGTCCGTGATTCAGGACATTCGGTCCTGTGCCCCCGACCTGACCGTGAACCTGGGCGATCAGGTTTGGGGACAGACCGACCCGCTGCGGGCGCTGGAGCAGTGGCTGGCCACGCAGCTGCCGGCACCGGAGCGTGAGCGGCTGGCGGGCCCTGCCGCTAAACACTACGCTGGTCGGCGGCGAAGTGCTGGTATCGTACGGCACGCCGGCAACCGCCTGGGACAGCCTGCTGTTGCAGTTCGACTATGA
- a CDS encoding uracil-xanthine permease family protein, which translates to MTQAPPPPVPAPHPTAALPPQRKLLLGAQHAIAMFGSTVLVPILVGLPPSLALFGAGIATLIFHALSGWRVPIFLGSSFAFIAPTALVVKEMGPAAAAGGLIAAGLLYVLFSGLVRLFGTERILQLFPPIVTGPVIMVIGLSLSNVAVKQAGTSVVEHAALGSWGVALITLLAAVIASVFGRGIFQMIPILVGIVVGYLTALLTGNVDPQALSHLRSAAWLGLPPFHAPELNWQAVALIAPVAVVTFIEHIGDVVVNGRVVGQDFLKNPGLSRTLLADGIANMSSAVLGGPAATTYAENTGVLALTRVYDPAIIRIAAVFAIAFGFSPKLAALLASLPPSVLGGVSILLFGMIASVGIRTLAEAQIDFAHSRNLIVVSLILVLGLGGAAFKLPGSQQELSGMALAALVGIVANLLLPAQRPETDASSDRV; encoded by the coding sequence ATGACCCAGGCACCTCCACCTCCCGTCCCAGCGCCTCACCCCACCGCCGCCCTGCCACCGCAGCGCAAGCTGCTGCTGGGCGCCCAGCACGCCATCGCCATGTTCGGCTCCACCGTGCTGGTGCCGATTCTGGTGGGCCTGCCGCCCTCGCTGGCGCTGTTCGGAGCCGGCATCGCCACGCTGATTTTCCACGCACTGAGCGGCTGGCGGGTGCCGATTTTCCTGGGCAGCAGCTTCGCCTTTATCGCGCCCACTGCGCTGGTGGTCAAGGAAATGGGCCCGGCCGCGGCAGCCGGTGGCCTGATCGCCGCCGGGCTGCTGTATGTGCTGTTCAGCGGGCTGGTGCGGCTGTTCGGCACCGAGCGCATCCTGCAGCTGTTTCCGCCTATCGTGACCGGGCCGGTCATCATGGTGATCGGCCTGAGCCTCAGCAACGTGGCCGTCAAGCAGGCCGGCACCAGCGTGGTGGAGCACGCTGCGCTGGGCAGCTGGGGCGTGGCGCTGATTACCCTGCTGGCCGCCGTGATCGCCAGCGTGTTCGGGCGGGGCATCTTCCAGATGATTCCTATTCTGGTGGGCATCGTGGTGGGCTACCTTACAGCGCTGCTGACCGGCAACGTGGACCCCCAGGCCCTGTCACACCTGCGCAGCGCCGCCTGGCTGGGCCTGCCGCCCTTTCACGCGCCGGAACTGAACTGGCAGGCGGTGGCCCTGATCGCGCCGGTGGCGGTCGTCACCTTCATCGAGCATATCGGCGACGTGGTGGTCAACGGCCGGGTGGTGGGCCAAGACTTCCTCAAGAATCCGGGCCTCAGCCGCACCCTGCTGGCCGACGGCATCGCCAACATGTCCTCGGCGGTGCTGGGCGGGCCGGCCGCCACCACCTACGCCGAGAACACCGGCGTGCTGGCGCTGACCAGGGTGTATGACCCGGCCATCATCCGTATCGCTGCCGTGTTCGCCATCGCGTTCGGCTTCTCGCCCAAGCTGGCTGCGCTGCTGGCCAGCCTGCCTCCCAGCGTGCTGGGCGGGGTGTCCATTCTGCTGTTCGGGATGATCGCCTCGGTCGGGATCCGCACCCTGGCCGAAGCCCAGATCGATTTCGCGCACTCGCGCAACCTGATCGTGGTGAGCCTGATTCTGGTGCTGGGCCTGGGCGGCGCCGCTTTCAAGCTGCCCGGCAGCCAGCAGGAACTTTCGGGCATGGCGCTGGCCGCGCTGGTGGGTATCGTGGCGAACCTGCTGCTGCCGGCACAGCGTCCGGAAACCGACGCGAGCAGCGACAGAGTATGA
- the fabZ gene encoding 3-hydroxyacyl-ACP dehydratase FabZ — protein sequence MSDAAAPLLIQDVLKVLPHRYPFVLVDRILSVTDGEVHAIKNVSVNEPYFMGHFPQEPVMPGVLITEALAQASMFCLHGEMPAGTVGYLTGIEGARFKRKVVPGDQLHLYARLEYLRRGLGKTVCRAEVDGAVAAEATILFAVAK from the coding sequence ATGTCAGATGCTGCTGCTCCGCTGCTGATTCAGGATGTCCTGAAAGTCCTTCCGCACCGCTATCCCTTTGTGCTGGTGGACCGGATACTGTCGGTCACGGACGGCGAAGTTCATGCCATCAAGAATGTCTCAGTGAACGAGCCGTATTTCATGGGCCATTTTCCCCAGGAACCGGTGATGCCCGGCGTGCTGATCACCGAAGCGCTGGCGCAGGCGAGCATGTTCTGCCTGCACGGCGAGATGCCGGCCGGCACGGTGGGCTACCTGACCGGCATCGAGGGTGCCCGCTTCAAGCGCAAGGTGGTGCCGGGAGATCAGCTGCACCTCTACGCCCGGCTGGAATACCTGCGCCGCGGCCTGGGCAAGACGGTCTGCCGCGCCGAGGTGGACGGCGCGGTGGCCGCCGAAGCCACCATTCTCTTTGCTGTCGCCAAGTAA